A single window of Desulfomicrobium macestii DNA harbors:
- a CDS encoding response regulator transcription factor: MRILIVEDNSDILANVLDYLQLKGYTVDCAQDGLTGLHLAVTQTYDLIVLDIMLPGIDGYQICRRLREDARLDIPVIMLTARDTLDDRIQGFNTGADDYLVKPFALSELHARIQAVLRRTKGSRVHELRVGDLAFDLETLQVRRAGRTIRPHPFGLRLLEILMRKSPAVVRREELERELWGDDCPDSDSLRSHIHQLRQIVDKSFESPLLHTVHGIGYRLAEKTDDL; encoded by the coding sequence ATGCGCATACTGATCGTTGAGGACAACTCCGACATACTCGCCAACGTGCTCGATTACCTCCAGCTCAAGGGCTACACTGTCGATTGCGCGCAGGACGGGCTCACAGGTCTGCATCTGGCAGTCACCCAAACCTACGACCTGATCGTGCTGGACATCATGCTGCCCGGTATCGACGGCTATCAGATCTGCAGGCGCCTGCGTGAAGACGCCAGGCTCGACATTCCGGTCATCATGCTCACCGCCCGCGACACGCTGGACGATCGCATCCAGGGGTTCAACACCGGTGCCGACGACTATCTCGTAAAACCGTTCGCCCTGTCCGAACTTCACGCACGCATCCAGGCCGTGCTGCGCCGCACCAAGGGAAGCCGGGTCCACGAACTGCGGGTCGGCGATCTTGCCTTTGACCTGGAAACCCTGCAGGTGCGCCGCGCCGGACGAACGATCAGGCCGCATCCTTTCGGGCTGAGGCTTCTTGAGATTCTGATGCGAAAAAGCCCTGCCGTAGTTCGCCGCGAGGAGTTGGAGCGGGAACTCTGGGGGGATGACTGTCCGGACAGCGACAGCCTGCGCAGCCATATCCACCAGTTGCGCCAGATCGTGGACAAGTCCTTCGAATCGCCGCTGCTGCACACGGTGCACGGCATCGGATACCGTCTGGCGGAGAAGACTGATGACCTCTAG
- a CDS encoding LTA synthase family protein gives MSLSKYAQVRCLTIVLGAWLIIFFLTRCVLLASHFGDVNTGLFGVLGIFGRGLVHDLSFLGYAALPMTLYLALCPATVWRRPWHQGLLRGLIGFSLFVMLFTAVSEWIFWDEFGVRFNFIAVDYLVYSNEVINNILESYPVYPVMAILVVLSVAGTVLSGKILDQAFRAPLLSLRGRGLLFAAVLGTCLLVTAAVGQDFNADGGNTVRRELAGNGPFQFFAAFRNNELDYYQLYATLPDKDLGRLLRQELAEPNSRFTSTDPLDIRRDVDNPGTFRRLNVILVTVESLSAKYLGCFGDSRNLTPNLDRLKPESLFFSNFYATGTRTDRGLEAITLSMPPTPGRSIVKRLGRETGYASLGRQLEARGYDSAFMYGGRGYFDNMNAFFGGNGYRIIDQTSVPEKEITFKNAWGMCDEDLYTQALRQADIDHAVGKPFFFQLMTTSNHRPYTYPENRIDIPSGYGREGAVKYTDYAIGEFLKQARQKPWFDKTVFIFVADHTAGSAGKEDLPVAKYRIPLFIFAPRILKSREISMLASQIDLAPTLLGLLNLDYTSTFFGRNVLRDDVASERALIGNYQHLGLFDGRALAILSPRQGMRRHDDALGLSDESSDNTSDPLMQRNIAYYQGASHAFKTGLLRWKNEGLKKMSE, from the coding sequence ATGTCCCTTTCTAAATACGCTCAGGTGCGCTGTTTGACGATCGTTCTGGGTGCCTGGCTGATTATTTTTTTCCTGACCCGTTGCGTCTTGCTGGCAAGTCACTTTGGAGATGTCAATACGGGACTGTTCGGCGTCCTGGGTATCTTCGGACGCGGACTTGTCCATGACCTGAGTTTTCTTGGCTATGCGGCGCTGCCCATGACTTTGTATCTTGCCCTCTGTCCCGCAACGGTCTGGCGACGCCCATGGCACCAAGGGCTGTTGCGGGGACTGATCGGGTTCAGTCTCTTCGTCATGCTCTTCACGGCCGTCTCGGAATGGATATTCTGGGATGAATTCGGGGTACGCTTCAATTTTATCGCCGTCGATTATCTCGTTTATTCCAACGAGGTCATCAACAACATACTTGAGTCGTATCCCGTCTATCCAGTCATGGCGATACTGGTCGTGCTCTCGGTGGCCGGGACTGTCTTGTCGGGTAAAATCCTCGACCAGGCTTTCCGGGCGCCTCTCTTGTCATTGCGCGGACGCGGGCTGCTGTTCGCGGCGGTCCTCGGGACGTGCCTGCTCGTGACCGCCGCCGTGGGGCAGGACTTCAACGCCGATGGCGGGAACACCGTACGCCGTGAGCTTGCCGGCAATGGTCCGTTTCAGTTTTTCGCGGCCTTTCGCAATAACGAACTCGACTACTATCAGCTTTATGCCACACTGCCCGACAAGGATCTTGGGAGGCTTCTCAGGCAGGAACTGGCCGAACCCAATTCCCGTTTCACCAGCACCGATCCTCTTGATATACGCCGCGACGTCGACAACCCGGGAACGTTCAGGCGGCTCAACGTCATTCTGGTCACGGTCGAGAGCCTGAGCGCGAAATACCTCGGATGTTTCGGCGATTCGCGCAACTTGACCCCGAATCTGGACCGATTGAAGCCGGAGAGCCTGTTTTTCAGCAATTTCTATGCAACCGGCACCCGTACAGACCGAGGCCTGGAGGCCATCACCCTGTCCATGCCTCCGACTCCCGGCCGATCCATTGTCAAACGTCTCGGCCGGGAAACAGGATACGCAAGCCTGGGCAGACAACTGGAGGCCCGAGGCTACGACAGCGCCTTTATGTATGGAGGCCGCGGCTATTTCGACAACATGAACGCGTTCTTCGGCGGCAACGGATACCGCATCATCGATCAAACCAGCGTGCCCGAGAAGGAAATCACTTTCAAGAACGCCTGGGGCATGTGCGACGAGGATCTGTATACCCAGGCCTTGCGACAGGCCGACATCGACCACGCCGTTGGCAAGCCGTTTTTCTTCCAGCTCATGACCACATCTAATCACCGTCCCTACACCTATCCCGAAAACCGCATCGACATTCCTTCGGGATATGGCCGGGAAGGCGCCGTCAAATATACGGACTATGCCATTGGGGAATTCCTGAAACAGGCGCGACAAAAACCATGGTTCGACAAGACGGTTTTCATCTTTGTCGCCGACCATACTGCGGGGAGTGCAGGCAAGGAAGATCTGCCGGTTGCCAAGTATCGAATTCCCTTGTTCATCTTCGCGCCCCGCATACTCAAATCGCGGGAGATTTCGATGCTCGCCAGCCAGATCGATCTGGCGCCTACTCTGCTTGGTCTCTTGAACCTGGATTACACTTCGACCTTTTTTGGGCGCAACGTGTTGCGCGACGATGTTGCTTCAGAACGGGCGCTGATCGGAAATTACCAGCATCTTGGCCTGTTCGATGGGCGTGCCCTTGCGATTTTAAGTCCCCGCCAGGGCATGCGCCGCCATGACGACGCACTGGGACTTAGCGACGAATCCAGCGACAACACCTCCGACCCGCTGATGCAGCGTAACATTGCTTATTACCAAGGGGCCAGTCATGCATTCAAGACGGGCCTTCTGCGCTGGAAAAACGAGGGTTTGAAAAAGATGAGCGAATAA